Genomic segment of Umezawaea sp. Da 62-37:
CTACTCCGTGCAGAACTACTACGTCGCCGAGGACGCCAAGATCATGGTGTACCGCAACGGGATCGAGGGGCCGACCGATGGCGGCTGACCCCACCACCCGTCCGGCGGCGCTGCCGTCGCTGACCGGCCTGCGCTTCATCGCGGCCGTCCTGGTGTTCTTCTTCCACATCACCCTGTCCAACTCGCCCGTGCCGCCGAACTCCGCCGTCAACCCGTTCGCCGACGAGGGCCTCGCGGGCTCGCTGGAGTGGCTGTTCAGCAAGGCGGGCTACCTCGGCGTGTCGTTCTTCTTCGTGCTGAGCGGCTTCGTCCTGACCTGGTCGTCGCGCCAGGGCGAGCCAATGCGCGCGTTCTGGCGCAGGCGGGTCCTGAAGATCTTCCCCAACCACCTCGTCATGTTCGTGCTGGCGATGGTCCTGTTCGCGGGCGCCATCACCAATCCGACCACGTGGCTGGCGAACATCTTCCTGCTGCACTCGTTCTCGCCCGACGCGACCGTCTACGTCAGCGTCAACCCGCCCGCGTGGACGCTGTGCAGCGAACTGCTGTTCTACCTGCTGTTCCCTCTGATCATCAAGCCGATCCGGCGCATCGCCGACAACCGGCTGTGGCTGTGGGGCGCGGTCATGGTCGCCGGGATGGTCGCGCTGCAACTGGTCACCCAGTACCTGATCCCGGACAGCCCCAAGTCGCCGATCACCCCGGTCTCGACGACCCAGTTCTGGTTCGGCTACATCTTCCCGCCCGGCAGGCTGTTCGAATTCGTGCTCGGCATGATCGTCGCCCGCGCCGTCATCGCGGGCGTCTGGCCCCGCATCGGCATCCTGCCCGCGTCCGCCTCCCTGGTGGCGGGGTACGCCGTGGCGCTCAACGTCCCGTTCCTCTACAGCTTCACCGTCGCCATGATCCTGCCGATCTGCGCGGTGATCGGCGCCTTCGCGGTGGCTGACCTCCGGGGCGAGCGCACGGGTATGCAGGGCAGAAGGGCCGTCTGGCTCGGCGAGATATCGTTCGGCTTCTACATCTGCCAGGGCGTCGTCATCTTCTACGGCCGCACCCTGTTCCCCACCGACCCGTTCGACACCCCGCTCGCGCTAGCCGTCGTGGCACTCATCTTCACCGCCACCCTGCTCTCCGGCTGGGCCCTCTACGCCCTCGTCGAACACCCCGTCATGCGCCGCTGGGCCCGCAAACGCCCACCGCGCCTGGTCGAGGTCGCGGCTCCGCCGGTCGCGGCCCGGTCCACAACGGACTGATCGACGGGCAGGCGGACGACAGGTTCGTCGCACCCGGAATCCGGGTGCGACGACCTCCGCGGTCGTGGTGGACCTCGATACGAGCCGACCACGCCGCGGCCGGTTGCCTACTCGAACGGCGAAGCCGCGTAGGCGTCGCGCAATTCGGCCGGCCCGGCCGCCTTCGG
This window contains:
- a CDS encoding acyltransferase, yielding MAADPTTRPAALPSLTGLRFIAAVLVFFFHITLSNSPVPPNSAVNPFADEGLAGSLEWLFSKAGYLGVSFFFVLSGFVLTWSSRQGEPMRAFWRRRVLKIFPNHLVMFVLAMVLFAGAITNPTTWLANIFLLHSFSPDATVYVSVNPPAWTLCSELLFYLLFPLIIKPIRRIADNRLWLWGAVMVAGMVALQLVTQYLIPDSPKSPITPVSTTQFWFGYIFPPGRLFEFVLGMIVARAVIAGVWPRIGILPASASLVAGYAVALNVPFLYSFTVAMILPICAVIGAFAVADLRGERTGMQGRRAVWLGEISFGFYICQGVVIFYGRTLFPTDPFDTPLALAVVALIFTATLLSGWALYALVEHPVMRRWARKRPPRLVEVAAPPVAARSTTD